The following proteins come from a genomic window of Melospiza georgiana isolate bMelGeo1 chromosome 3, bMelGeo1.pri, whole genome shotgun sequence:
- the MTLN gene encoding mitoregulin has translation MVLEALRPRVVRWALLAAFAAGVAVGWQAGRARRRFLRWRQRYLQRRLAAAQEKLEAA, from the coding sequence ATGGTGCTGGAGGCGCTGCGGCCGCGGGTGGTGCGCTGGGCGCTGCTGGCCGCCTTCGCCGCCGGGGTGGCCGTGGGCTGGCAGGCGGGCCGGGCGCGCCGCCGCTTCCTGCGCTGGCGGCAGCGATACCTCCAGCGCCGCCTCGCCGCCGCGCAGGAGAAGCTGGAAGCGGCCTGA